Proteins from a single region of Brevinema andersonii:
- the mreD gene encoding rod shape-determining protein MreD → MKDSRISFFFYFVITFILLSLQSTQFISIVNVYPDFIMILTIIYAFFFGPMVGMLSGFFLGLLLDVMSGVLFGLDSFVFTLLGSCVFLFQRTVKFPYIISLIFYLILGTIIKYILYALFYWIFDHTNIIDPGFVLKIFSEIILNVIFGVVLYIIAAHIDHREYHD, encoded by the coding sequence ATGAAAGATAGTAGAATTTCTTTTTTCTTTTATTTTGTTATAACTTTTATTTTATTGTCTCTTCAATCTACCCAATTTATTTCTATAGTTAATGTTTATCCTGATTTTATTATGATTTTAACAATTATTTATGCATTTTTTTTCGGTCCTATGGTTGGTATGCTATCAGGTTTTTTTTTAGGTCTTCTACTTGATGTTATGAGCGGTGTATTATTTGGTTTAGATTCTTTTGTTTTTACTCTTTTAGGGTCTTGTGTTTTTCTTTTTCAAAGAACTGTAAAATTTCCATATATTATCTCTCTTATTTTTTATCTTATTTTAGGTACAATAATTAAATATATTTTATATGCTTTGTTTTATTGGATATTTGATCATACAAATATTATAGATCCAGGATTTGTATTGAAAATATTTAGTGAGATAATTTTAAATGTAATATTTGGTGTTGTTTTATATATTATTGCGGCTCATATTGATCATAGAGAATATCATGACTAG
- a CDS encoding MotA/TolQ/ExbB proton channel family protein produces the protein MSYLIQGGWVMLAILLSSIVALAVFVERLFYLLSVSKNAGVIRKEMQERFRGLKVGEAISICDAHPGAASNIMRAGLSVAARSREEIERSMEDAAKYELPKLNRNLPILATIVNIATLLGLLGTVLGMITSTSVLASQGLGNPSDLIGGISQALVTTAAGLIVAIPGQVGYNYLVARIDSIILDIETTATELIKVLKSGAPVSAPITKRW, from the coding sequence GTGTCGTATTTGATTCAAGGTGGCTGGGTTATGTTAGCTATTTTGTTATCGTCTATTGTAGCGCTTGCGGTTTTTGTGGAACGACTTTTTTATCTTCTTTCTGTAAGTAAAAATGCCGGAGTCATCAGAAAAGAAATGCAGGAACGATTTCGTGGATTGAAAGTAGGGGAAGCAATTAGTATTTGCGATGCTCATCCAGGAGCAGCTTCTAATATTATGAGAGCTGGTTTAAGCGTTGCTGCGCGTTCAAGAGAAGAAATCGAACGTTCGATGGAGGACGCGGCAAAATATGAACTTCCTAAATTAAATAGAAATTTGCCGATTTTAGCAACTATAGTTAATATTGCGACATTATTGGGACTGCTGGGAACTGTATTAGGCATGATTACTTCTACTTCTGTACTGGCTTCTCAAGGACTAGGCAATCCCAGCGATTTGATAGGAGGAATCTCTCAAGCATTAGTAACCACAGCAGCTGGTTTAATTGTAGCGATCCCAGGGCAGGTTGGCTATAATTATTTAGTTGCGCGTATTGACAGTATTATTCTCGATATTGAAACAACAGCTACCGAGCTGATAAAAGTGTTAAAATCAGGAGCTCCTGTATCTGCTCCTATAACAAAACGTTGGTAG